CGCGCGCCGCGCGCTTACGAACGCACGGCGGCCAGCACCTGAGAGGCGAGCGCATGATGTTGCCCGCGCCGCGACCGGATCGCGTGGATCTCTTCGACCACGCCTTCCGCGCGGCCGAGCCAGCGCACGCCGCGCAGCAGCGTCAGGTCTTCCGCGCCCAGTTCCGCGAGCGGGAACACACCGAGCCCACGCGCCGCGAATACGGCCATTAGCGCGCTGTCCTCGAATTCGCCGACGACGCGCGGCCGGATGCCGGCCGCCTCGAACCAGCGGTCGAGTCGCGCGCGCAACGCGGCGTGCCGTGTGGGCAGCAGCACAGGGATCTCCGCGAGACATTGCGGAAAGCCTGCGCGCGTGGCTTTGCGAACGATTTCCGCGGGACCATACCAGTCGACGGGCGAGCCGACGAGACGCTGACTGAACACCCGCAGGTCGGTGTCATGCGGCGCGGGCTGGCACGCGAGCACGAGATCGAGCCGATGCAGCGCGAGCTCCGACAGCAGTTGCGAATGCTCGCCCTCGTGGCATAGCAGCCTGAGCGACGGCGTGCCCAGCACCGGCGCGAGGAGCGCGTGCGCCGCAAGCTTGGAAATACCGTCGGAGAGGCCGACCGCCAGCCGCGCCAGGCCTTCACCGCCTGGCTCGCGCATCTCGTCGAGCAGCGCTTCGCCGATCTGGAAGATCTGCTCGGCGCGATTGAAGGCCGTTTCACCGGCCTCGGTCATCGTGACGCCGCGCCCGGCCGGTTTCAGCAACTGGCGGCCGATCGATTTTTCCAGTTCGCGCACCTGCGCGCTGATCGTCTGGACAGCCATGTCGAGGTGCTCGGCCGCGCGCGCAAAGCCGCCCTCCTTCACGACGATCCAGAAATAGTAGAGATGACGGTAGTTGAGCATGTCGGAAACACTTCGTAAAAACCGATGTATCGATCAGCTTATCACTGATTTATCCGAACCTCGATAACGGCGAAGATAGCTCTACCGCAACGTTTGACGCCTCTATTTTCTGACGACTCCCATGGACACTCTGCTCGTACTCTTTGCCGATCCCGCCGCATGGGCCGCGCTCCTCACGCTGGTGGTGATGGAAATCGTGCTCGGCATCGACAACCTGATCTTCATCTCGATCCTTAGCAACAAGTTGCCCGAAGCGCAGCGCGCCCGCACGCAACGGATCGGCATCATGCTCGCGCTCGTATTGCGACTCGCTTTGCTCGGCACGGTGGCGTGGATCGCGCAGTTGACCGCACCCGCGTTCGCGCTGTTCGGCCATGCGTTCTCCTGGCGCGATCTGATTCTGCTTGCCGGCGGTCTGTTCCTCGTCTGGAAGGCGACCGGTGAAATCCGGCACCACGTCACTCACGAGGACGACGTCAGCGGCAAAGCGGGTTCGACGATCCAGTTGACCGCGGCGGCGGCGATCGGCCAGATCCTCGTGCTCGACATCGTGTTCTCGGTGGACAGCATCATTACCGCGGTCGGCATGACCGAACACATGCCGATCATGTTTATCGCGGTGATCGCCGCGGTCATGGTGATGTTGTTCGCTGCACAGCCGCTGTCGCGCTTTATCGAGCGGAATCCGACCATCGTGATGCTGGCGCTCAGCTTCCTGCTCGTGATCGGTATGACGCTGATCGCCGAGGGTTTCGGCTCCCACGTGCCAAAGGCTTACATCTACGTGGCGATGGCGTTCTCCGCGTTCGTCGAAGCGATGAACATGCTGGTGCGCCGGGCGAAATCGAAGCAGACCATTAGCAGCAGCGAATGATCGACCGCGAGCCTGAGCGATCTATGTTTTTGTATTCTTGAGGAGCGACACCATGAAATGCCCCGTTTGCAAAACGACCGATTTGCTGATGACCGAGCGCCGCTCGATCGAAATCGACTACTGCCCGGACTGCCGGGGTGTCTGGCTCGATCGCGGTGAACTCGACAAACTGATTGCGCAGGACGACGCGAATCTCGATGCGCCCGCAACGGTACGCGCGGGCCGGGACGACCATCGCGAGCGCGACAGGGAGCACGCGTACGATAACCATCGCGGACGCGACGAGCATCGTACGGGGTATCGGGGATATAAGAAGAAGCGCTCGATCTTCGACGTGTTCGATTTCGATTGAGCGTGGGGTTCAGCGTTGCGCGTTACGCGGCGCGGTTGCGACGCGTCGGGCGTCGCGGCACGTCGCGGTGCCGCACGCGTAGTCAGCGTGCT
This genomic stretch from Paraburkholderia bryophila harbors:
- a CDS encoding TFIIB-type zinc ribbon-containing protein — its product is MKCPVCKTTDLLMTERRSIEIDYCPDCRGVWLDRGELDKLIAQDDANLDAPATVRAGRDDHRERDREHAYDNHRGRDEHRTGYRGYKKKRSIFDVFDFD
- a CDS encoding TerC family protein → MDTLLVLFADPAAWAALLTLVVMEIVLGIDNLIFISILSNKLPEAQRARTQRIGIMLALVLRLALLGTVAWIAQLTAPAFALFGHAFSWRDLILLAGGLFLVWKATGEIRHHVTHEDDVSGKAGSTIQLTAAAAIGQILVLDIVFSVDSIITAVGMTEHMPIMFIAVIAAVMVMLFAAQPLSRFIERNPTIVMLALSFLLVIGMTLIAEGFGSHVPKAYIYVAMAFSAFVEAMNMLVRRAKSKQTISSSE
- a CDS encoding LysR family transcriptional regulator — translated: MLNYRHLYYFWIVVKEGGFARAAEHLDMAVQTISAQVRELEKSIGRQLLKPAGRGVTMTEAGETAFNRAEQIFQIGEALLDEMREPGGEGLARLAVGLSDGISKLAAHALLAPVLGTPSLRLLCHEGEHSQLLSELALHRLDLVLACQPAPHDTDLRVFSQRLVGSPVDWYGPAEIVRKATRAGFPQCLAEIPVLLPTRHAALRARLDRWFEAAGIRPRVVGEFEDSALMAVFAARGLGVFPLAELGAEDLTLLRGVRWLGRAEGVVEEIHAIRSRRGQHHALASQVLAAVRS